Below is a window of Culturomica massiliensis DNA.
ATCATTGCGATAGCCTGATCCAAAGCCTCCTTAGAATCCAGGTACGAGGACTCATAATTGACTCCTGTTGAAGTAAATTCCAGGATATTAACAAATTGAAGATTATCTAAATGATAACGGCAGATATTACGAATATTTTCTTTTTCATTTCCTTCCCACTTTTTTCCTCCTTTCTGAAACTCTACATCCGTAAAAATAAGTTCAGCATATTTTGATTTCAAACCATAAAACCAATTTACCACTTCCTGCATTCTCTTCAGTTCATTGTATGCTTTCACAATTTGCAAAATCAATTCTTTATCCTGAATTCGCTGTGATAAAGACGACATCTTCAGCATTTCCAGCGCATCAGTAACATAAATAAACAAATCGACCTGAAAAGGAATATTGGCATACATGAGTAAAGAATCCTCCGAAGCATTTTCAAGATTATTCCGATACTGCAATATGTAATTACACGCTCTTCTTTCAAAATTCAAATGTTTATGTATATCCTCTACCCTTTCCCGGTTGAGTTTCAATTCACTTTTGATCAATTGCATGGTATTAGCGACTTGTTTTGATTCGCTATACCTGCTGATAGCGCTACTCCCGGCAAAAGTGACGATAATACCTAAAACAACAACAGACAACTGCAAAACATAATCACCTATTCTCCAACTTGTAAACTTTCTCCACTTTCTCATAATACTCTGCTTATTATATCAGACAAAGACAAACTACTCAAAGAAATTTGGCTTTACGTCCGGCTTTATTATCTTTTGCAAAAATAATAAAAAGAGTTATAATATCTCATTATTCTGTTTTTAATGCTTTTACGGGATTCTCCGTAGCGGCTTTCCAACTCTGCCAACTGATTGTAAATAATGCAATAATCAAAGTAATCACTCCCGCTACCAAAAATATCCACCAATATATCGGTGTTTTGTAACTGAACCCTTCCAGCCAGCGACTCATAGCATACCAGGCCACCGGACAGGCTACGATAAAAGAGAAAAACAGCAAACGGAAAAAACTTTTATTCAGCAAAAACATAATCTGACTTTCCGTCGCTCCGTTAACCTTGCGTATACCGATTTCTTTCCGCCTATATTGGGCATTGAATATAATCAATCCATACACTCCGACCAGAGCCAGTACAATTGCAATTCCGCCCATCAAAGACACGACTTGCATCAACCGCTTTTCACTCTCATACTTCTGCTGTAAAGAATCGTCCAAAAAATGAAGCTCGAATATCCCCTCCGGGGCTAAATGTTCATATACATGACGAATTTGCTGTATCGTTTTGGACACATCTCCTCCTGCTATTTTAAAAAACATATAGGAATATTCCTGTCCGGCACTGCAAAGTAAAACCAAGGGAGCTACCGGTTTGCGTAAAGACATATAATGAATATCGTTCACAACACCGATAAACTGACCATTCCCCACAATATCCTGAGGTATATTCCGCCCGAAATAACGGTCGAGTACCGGTTGTTTCTGAATAGCCGTTTCATTCATAATAAGTTGGTAACCGGATAAGTTCGAAGCAGAGAAATTATCTCCTTTTACCAATGTCATCCCGAAAAAATCCAAAAAATTCTTATAAACCCCTATTCTGTCGAGTTGTATAGCCTCTCCGTCCAGCTCTGTTCCACTGCTGGAAACGAAGTCATTTCCGGGAACATAATCGGAAAACGTATAATCCAACACTCCCGGTATCGCGGTTACTTCCGAAATCAAAGCCTCCTGATTCTTTTCAATCTTATCGTCCAGGATCATCCAGGCTATATTTTCCGTCTGATAACCCAACGAATAGTGTTGCATAAACCGATACTGGTTTCCCATAATCAGCGTACATGTTATGAGCACAATTGAAATTACAAACTGGAAGGCCATCAGTCCATTCCGCAAGCGGATACCTTTGGGTGTCATAACAAAACTTCCTTTCAACACAACAGCCGGCTCAAATGAAGTTACATAAAATGCGGGGTATATCCCGGCTATAATTCCCAACAAAACAGCCAGTCCAGCCACACCTCCTAAAAGTAACCCATGATTGGCCGGAGCCAAAGACATCGAAAACAGTCCGGACAATCCGGACATTGAAAACAACTGTAATATGCCCAAAGACAATAAAAACGCTACACAGGTATAGACCACAGCTTCTCCTAACAATCGCAACCGTAAAGTCATTACGGTAGCGCCCAGCACTTTTTGGGTATTGATGCTTTTCATCCGGGTAGGCGCCAGAGACATCGAAAAATTCACAAAATTGATACCGGCAATCAATATGATTAAAATGCCAACAGCCAGCATAACGGCGGCGTTTCTACGGTTCCCCTTATCCGATGTGTCATAAATTACCGTATTGTCATAAAAAATATCCGTGAGAGGCGATACCCGTAAATAGGATTTCCCTTCCTGTTCCATCTGTTCTTTCTTATGCAACCCTTCAAAAATCTGATCCAATGTCTCGATTTTAAGATTATTCACTTGCTGCTGCAAGGCATCCCGATCGGAATTAGCCGCCAGAACAAAAATCTGCCCATCCCAATTTCCCCACTCTTCCTGTTCTACAAAACGGGTATAACACG
It encodes the following:
- a CDS encoding ABC transporter permease, with product MRIAREFVQNFKRFKTAGILNVVGLSVAFAAFAVIVIQLSFQEGYDRFHKNADRIFRMELLFPMNLQYAAFGPTPIGGLLKDQSPLVDDYFIIANSHQSVFLKKKADGTTDKFKAPINSATASFADMLGINVLEGDARQALTEPDMLMLPQSFARTWFEDGSAVGKQISSGGKVYTVAAVYEDMPLNSIFKNTCYTRFVEQEEWGNWDGQIFVLAANSDRDALQQQVNNLKIETLDQIFEGLHKKEQMEQEGKSYLRVSPLTDIFYDNTVIYDTSDKGNRRNAAVMLAVGILIILIAGINFVNFSMSLAPTRMKSINTQKVLGATVMTLRLRLLGEAVVYTCVAFLLSLGILQLFSMSGLSGLFSMSLAPANHGLLLGGVAGLAVLLGIIAGIYPAFYVTSFEPAVVLKGSFVMTPKGIRLRNGLMAFQFVISIVLITCTLIMGNQYRFMQHYSLGYQTENIAWMILDDKIEKNQEALISEVTAIPGVLDYTFSDYVPGNDFVSSSGTELDGEAIQLDRIGVYKNFLDFFGMTLVKGDNFSASNLSGYQLIMNETAIQKQPVLDRYFGRNIPQDIVGNGQFIGVVNDIHYMSLRKPVAPLVLLCSAGQEYSYMFFKIAGGDVSKTIQQIRHVYEHLAPEGIFELHFLDDSLQQKYESEKRLMQVVSLMGGIAIVLALVGVYGLIIFNAQYRRKEIGIRKVNGATESQIMFLLNKSFFRLLFFSFIVACPVAWYAMSRWLEGFSYKTPIYWWIFLVAGVITLIIALFTISWQSWKAATENPVKALKTE